From the genome of Pueribacillus theae, one region includes:
- a CDS encoding YbfB/YjiJ family MFS transporter, with the protein MRQKLSPIYVTFIGFSVLAIVMGIGRFAYTPILPYMEQQHLSSYQAGLLATVNYAGYFIGAFLAGKLTQKPATLLWMIGINIITTLIMGLTDSIAVWFVSRLISGLTSGIAFVLVSSLILQYIKQALRGSLAGWLYGGVGFGIFLSGILTVPLSSFFGGWEASWVGLAIVSFVLYLFIFFGLSTIKTTTTLEAYGEKNEPYEDAKTKQKAFFLYSSYFFEGFGYIIFATFIISMLATTIKMNVPSPYIWAIVGIGAIPSCIFWMWLSVRITTLSALKLAYLVQIIGVILPIFLKHSFFISLSAIFFGGTFLGITMLTFSIANDLFPTSSQQKISGLTTVYGIGQMLGPIIASLLISDRNYVYAFSLAAVFLIIGFISLKFVNKEKETVQPLIKLHR; encoded by the coding sequence ATGAGACAAAAATTAAGCCCTATATATGTCACATTCATTGGTTTTTCCGTGTTGGCGATCGTTATGGGGATTGGCCGGTTTGCATATACGCCTATTCTTCCATATATGGAGCAGCAACACTTATCTTCGTATCAGGCTGGCTTGCTCGCAACGGTAAATTATGCCGGATATTTTATCGGTGCTTTTTTAGCAGGAAAGCTTACACAAAAGCCTGCTACATTGCTATGGATGATTGGGATCAACATCATTACTACATTGATCATGGGCCTAACAGATTCGATCGCGGTTTGGTTTGTTTCACGACTAATCTCCGGGTTGACGAGCGGAATCGCGTTTGTGCTTGTTTCCAGTCTAATTCTTCAATATATAAAACAAGCATTGCGAGGCTCTTTGGCCGGGTGGCTGTATGGAGGGGTAGGCTTTGGGATTTTTCTTTCCGGCATCCTCACCGTTCCACTATCCTCGTTTTTTGGAGGCTGGGAAGCTTCATGGGTCGGATTGGCAATCGTTAGCTTTGTCTTGTATTTATTTATATTCTTTGGGCTGTCTACAATTAAAACAACGACTACGCTGGAAGCATATGGCGAGAAAAATGAACCATATGAAGATGCCAAAACAAAGCAAAAAGCATTTTTCCTTTACAGCTCTTATTTTTTTGAAGGATTTGGATACATTATTTTTGCAACGTTTATTATTTCGATGCTAGCGACTACAATAAAAATGAACGTGCCGAGCCCTTATATTTGGGCAATTGTTGGGATCGGCGCCATTCCTTCTTGTATCTTTTGGATGTGGCTTAGTGTCAGGATCACTACACTCAGTGCATTGAAGCTGGCATATCTCGTTCAAATCATTGGAGTTATTCTTCCTATTTTTCTAAAACATTCTTTTTTTATTTCATTAAGTGCCATTTTTTTTGGCGGAACGTTTTTAGGGATTACAATGTTAACATTTTCGATTGCCAATGACTTGTTTCCAACATCCTCCCAACAAAAAATCAGTGGTTTAACGACGGTTTATGGTATTGGGCAAATGTTAGGCCCCATCATTGCCAGTTTGCTGATTTCAGATCGAAATTATGTTTATGCTTTTAGCTTAGCTGCTGTTTTTCTAATTATTGGTTTCATTAGTTTAAAATTTGTGAATAAGGAAAAAGAGACGGTACAACCTTTAATTAAGTTACATAGATGA
- the scpA gene encoding methylmalonyl-CoA mutase translates to MTKPDFSKIAYTASTSESDRAKWKQLAEKETGKPLDELIFNTMEKIDVEPLYDAKDTEGMKHLDYVAGIPPFLRGPYPAMYKSRPWTVRQYAGFSTAEESNAFYRRNLAAGQKGLSIAFDLATHRGYDSDHPRVIGDVGKAGVAVDSILDMKILFDGIPLDQMSVSMTMNGAVLPIMAFYIVAAEEQGVKPEQLAGTIQNDILKEYMVRNTYIYPPEPSMRVIADIFAYTSEHMPKFNSISISGYHMQEAGATADLELGYTLADGLEYVRTGLKAGIDIDKFAPRLSFFWAIGMNYFMEVAKMRAARLIWAKLIKQFNPKNDKSLALRTHSQTSGWSLTEQDPFNNVTRTAIEALAATLGHTQSLHTNALDEAIALPTDFSARIARNTQLHLQDETGITNVLDPWGGSYYVEKLTAQLVQKAWAHIQEIDELGGMAKAIETGLPKMRIEEAAARRQAQIDSGKEAIIGVNKYRPTVEEDIEILEVDNTAVLEAQKRRLEKLRAERDESKVQAALNAITKAAETGEGNLLALAVDAARARASLGEISDAYEKVVGRHKATIRSISGVYSAEFGEEEEVKRVRKMTDEFAEEEGRRPRIMIAKMGQDGHDRGAKVIATAFADLGFDVDIGPLFQTPEETALQAVENDVHAIGMSSLAAGHKTLLPKLVKELEKLGRDDILVFCGGVIPPKDYEFLKQHGASSIFGPGTVIPVAAQKVLEDIKERLNESEIV, encoded by the coding sequence ATGACGAAGCCGGATTTTAGCAAAATTGCTTACACGGCAAGCACATCAGAAAGCGATCGAGCGAAATGGAAACAGCTCGCTGAAAAAGAAACCGGAAAGCCGCTTGATGAACTGATTTTCAACACGATGGAAAAAATTGACGTCGAGCCATTATATGACGCAAAAGATACAGAAGGAATGAAGCACTTAGACTATGTTGCCGGGATTCCGCCATTTCTAAGAGGCCCATACCCTGCCATGTATAAATCAAGGCCATGGACGGTAAGGCAGTACGCCGGCTTTTCGACAGCGGAAGAGAGCAACGCCTTTTACCGCCGCAATCTTGCTGCTGGACAAAAAGGGCTTTCGATCGCATTTGACCTTGCGACACACCGTGGCTATGATTCCGATCATCCACGCGTTATTGGTGACGTCGGGAAAGCGGGGGTTGCCGTTGATTCGATTCTTGATATGAAAATTTTGTTTGACGGCATTCCGCTTGATCAAATGTCAGTTTCGATGACGATGAATGGCGCAGTCTTGCCTATCATGGCTTTTTATATCGTTGCAGCGGAAGAGCAGGGGGTCAAGCCAGAACAGTTAGCTGGAACGATCCAAAATGATATTTTGAAGGAATACATGGTGCGAAACACGTATATTTATCCACCTGAACCGTCGATGCGTGTCATTGCAGATATTTTTGCATATACGTCAGAACATATGCCAAAGTTTAACTCGATTAGTATTTCTGGCTATCATATGCAGGAAGCAGGAGCGACTGCCGACTTAGAGCTTGGTTATACGCTTGCTGACGGCTTAGAATATGTAAGAACCGGGCTCAAAGCTGGCATTGACATTGACAAATTTGCTCCTAGGCTGTCGTTTTTCTGGGCAATCGGCATGAACTATTTTATGGAAGTTGCTAAAATGCGTGCAGCTAGGCTGATTTGGGCTAAGCTGATCAAACAATTCAACCCAAAAAATGATAAATCGCTGGCTTTACGAACACATAGCCAAACTTCAGGATGGAGCCTGACTGAGCAAGATCCATTTAATAACGTAACGAGAACAGCGATTGAAGCATTGGCGGCAACACTTGGGCATACGCAATCCCTTCACACGAACGCGCTCGACGAAGCGATTGCACTCCCAACGGACTTTTCAGCGAGAATTGCCCGCAATACCCAGCTCCATCTGCAAGATGAAACAGGCATTACAAATGTGCTTGATCCGTGGGGCGGATCGTACTACGTAGAGAAACTAACCGCCCAACTTGTGCAAAAAGCTTGGGCGCACATTCAAGAAATCGATGAGCTTGGCGGAATGGCAAAAGCGATTGAAACCGGCCTTCCGAAAATGCGAATCGAAGAAGCAGCCGCAAGAAGGCAGGCGCAAATTGACTCTGGTAAAGAAGCGATTATCGGTGTGAATAAATACAGACCAACCGTCGAAGAAGACATTGAAATTCTTGAAGTAGACAATACAGCTGTTCTAGAAGCCCAAAAACGCCGCCTTGAAAAACTGCGGGCTGAGCGTGATGAATCAAAAGTTCAGGCCGCACTGAATGCAATTACTAAAGCTGCTGAAACAGGTGAAGGCAATTTACTCGCCCTTGCGGTTGATGCGGCGCGTGCACGAGCAAGTTTAGGTGAAATCTCAGACGCGTATGAAAAAGTTGTCGGCCGCCATAAAGCAACAATCCGTTCCATCAGCGGGGTATACAGCGCTGAGTTTGGCGAGGAAGAAGAGGTGAAGCGTGTCCGAAAAATGACCGACGAGTTTGCGGAAGAAGAAGGTCGCCGTCCGAGAATTATGATCGCGAAAATGGGGCAGGACGGCCATGACCGTGGCGCAAAAGTGATTGCGACAGCATTTGCCGACCTTGGCTTTGACGTTGACATTGGACCGCTTTTCCAAACGCCGGAAGAAACTGCCCTCCAAGCCGTAGAAAATGACGTTCATGCGATTGGAATGAGTTCACTAGCGGCCGGACACAAAACATTGTTGCCAAAACTTGTGAAAGAACTAGAAAAGCTTGGAAGAGACGATATTCTTGTCTTCTGCGGCGGAGTTATCCCGCCAAAAGACTATGAATTTCTAAAACAACACGGCGCATCTTCCATCTTCGGACCGGGAACAGTGATCCCAGTTGCGGCTCAAAAAGTGCTAGAAGATATAAAAGAACGATTAAATGAGAGTGAGATCGTATGA
- a CDS encoding DUF3243 domain-containing protein: MDRENFLNKDESIETEKIEKSMAEMSQEEKGSILENFNRFKDFLSGKVEIAEKMGMDEHQLAAAAEKVANFLARNEEPQNREQHLLKEMWMVADEDERHKIAHVLVRMVSDGSRPAH, translated from the coding sequence ATGGATAGAGAAAACTTTTTGAATAAAGATGAAAGCATTGAAACAGAAAAAATTGAAAAATCAATGGCAGAAATGAGCCAAGAGGAAAAAGGCTCTATTCTTGAAAATTTCAACCGTTTCAAAGACTTTTTAAGCGGTAAAGTTGAAATCGCTGAAAAAATGGGCATGGATGAACATCAATTAGCCGCTGCTGCTGAAAAAGTTGCGAATTTCTTGGCTCGAAATGAAGAGCCTCAAAACCGTGAACAGCATTTATTAAAAGAAATGTGGATGGTTGCTGATGAAGACGAGCGTCACAAAATAGCACATGTGCTCGTTCGAATGGTAAGCGATGGAAGCAGGCCAGCACATTAA
- the meaB gene encoding methylmalonyl Co-A mutase-associated GTPase MeaB: MTERNHVKRSRRRRKLTADDYAEGVLAGDRATLAQTITLVESNAAKHRELAQEVLKKLLPHTGNSIRIGITGVPGAGKSTLIEAFGSMLCEDGHKVAVLAVDPSSSVTGGSILGDKTRMETLSRNQNAFVRPSPSGGTLGGVTRKSRESLLVCEAAGFDVIIVETVGTGQNEVSVRSMVDFFLVIALTGAGDELQGMKKGVMELADAIFVNKADGDNKQQALNARAEYNRVLRFLQSPTEGWKPQAYTCSALTGENIRGIWDVIKKFENITKQSGVFDKRRNKQLIEWVDWMIEDELKRRFFENEKVKQNLPLIHSDVLNAQLSPTLAVKKIMDIFDGKT; encoded by the coding sequence ATGACTGAACGAAATCACGTGAAAAGGAGCAGGAGGAGAAGGAAGCTAACTGCTGATGATTACGCGGAAGGTGTACTGGCAGGCGATCGCGCCACACTGGCCCAAACGATCACGCTTGTCGAAAGCAATGCCGCAAAGCACCGTGAGCTTGCACAAGAGGTTCTCAAAAAGTTACTGCCTCATACAGGCAACTCCATCCGTATTGGGATCACAGGAGTGCCGGGAGCGGGAAAAAGTACGCTAATTGAGGCTTTCGGATCGATGCTCTGTGAGGATGGCCATAAAGTCGCCGTTCTTGCGGTTGACCCCAGCTCAAGCGTGACAGGCGGCAGCATCCTAGGCGATAAAACGAGAATGGAAACATTGTCACGGAACCAAAATGCTTTCGTTCGGCCTTCTCCGTCAGGAGGAACACTTGGCGGCGTCACAAGAAAGAGCCGCGAATCGCTTCTCGTCTGTGAAGCTGCCGGTTTTGATGTCATTATCGTAGAAACAGTAGGTACGGGACAAAACGAGGTATCCGTCCGATCGATGGTTGACTTTTTTCTTGTCATCGCTTTAACCGGTGCGGGAGACGAGCTTCAAGGCATGAAAAAAGGCGTCATGGAACTTGCGGATGCGATTTTTGTCAATAAAGCGGACGGCGACAATAAGCAACAGGCATTGAATGCCAGGGCTGAGTACAACCGGGTCTTGCGTTTTCTTCAATCACCGACCGAAGGATGGAAGCCGCAAGCCTACACTTGTTCTGCTTTAACAGGAGAAAACATTCGAGGCATTTGGGATGTCATTAAAAAATTTGAAAACATTACAAAACAGTCGGGGGTTTTTGACAAACGACGCAATAAGCAATTGATTGAATGGGTGGACTGGATGATTGAAGATGAACTAAAACGACGCTTTTTTGAAAATGAAAAAGTAAAACAGAACTTGCCTCTCATTCATTCAGATGTTTTAAACGCCCAACTTTCACCAACCCTTGCAGTCAAAAAAATCATGGATATTTTTGATGGAAAAACGTAA
- a CDS encoding TetR/AcrR family transcriptional regulator produces the protein MKIDVKTTKEKIIESALQLFETHGYHAVTVDTIVKNSGTSKGGFYHNFKSKDELLFTIHDFFITYVLDKAQEASEKWHTPAERLHAIVKSFVMMFEKYKPHVTVFYQESLYLGPEFVEKVEKKRDRYKEMMFSVVKEGIEKGEFRKELPVEILSMAIFGMINWTYRWYKAEGKYSIEEIADIYADLVMNATLTEEAKKKESYQSFFLTNQKPGRE, from the coding sequence ATGAAAATCGACGTAAAAACAACCAAGGAAAAAATTATCGAATCGGCCCTTCAGTTATTTGAAACGCATGGCTACCATGCTGTGACGGTTGATACAATCGTAAAAAACAGCGGAACTTCCAAGGGAGGATTTTACCACAACTTCAAATCAAAGGATGAATTGTTGTTCACAATACACGATTTTTTCATAACATATGTGCTCGATAAGGCTCAGGAAGCTTCTGAAAAATGGCATACGCCCGCTGAACGGTTGCATGCCATCGTAAAATCATTTGTCATGATGTTTGAAAAATACAAACCCCATGTCACCGTTTTTTATCAAGAGAGCCTTTATTTGGGGCCTGAATTTGTTGAAAAAGTTGAAAAAAAACGCGATCGATATAAAGAAATGATGTTTTCAGTTGTGAAGGAAGGGATTGAAAAAGGCGAATTTCGCAAAGAGCTTCCTGTTGAAATCCTATCGATGGCGATTTTCGGAATGATCAATTGGACGTATCGGTGGTACAAAGCGGAAGGAAAATATTCGATTGAAGAAATTGCGGATATTTATGCCGACCTTGTCATGAATGCTACATTAACAGAAGAAGCGAAAAAGAAAGAAAGCTATCAGTCGTTTTTCTTAACGAATCAGAAACCAGGAAGGGAGTGA
- a CDS encoding methylmalonyl-CoA mutase family protein: protein MSERNQTLHEVLEQFSEFPVPTYEEWKNVTEKSLKGASFETLLTKTYEGITLKPMYQKKDLENLPFQNSFPGIYPYKRGTVAVSNQTKPWIISQEITLPTPELVNEALRHDLENGQTGINLVLDEAALRSLDADEANPEQVGKNGVSIQCAGGLDTIFQDIDVMKYPVYIHAGAVSLPFLACFAAFLKEKQLPLQELKGCIGADPLAALAVDGELPYSLNESYALLAKVTKWAKENTPQLRTILVQSLPYHNGGGSAVEELAFTLAAAVEYVTNMLERGLAIDEIAQHMMFSFSIGPNLFMEIAKFRAARMLWATIVKEFGGNETSQKIKVHARTSKWNKTIYDPHVNILRGAIEAFAGAVGGVDSMHVAPFDEVNKTPSDFSRRVARNTQIILQEESHLGKVTDPAGGSWYVEALTDEVAKKTWELFQETEAKGGLLAALKERFPQDVVAKTAKKRDENIKRRKDIFVGTNQYANPLEKALQPVEGGNPATIKTAHAENEKQTIQPIDKNSESIVDEAISAASHLTMGEIRKALNLTVGEESVEKIPQKRGAEPFERLRLAMERYAGKTSMRPKVFLANVGAIGGYKARADFAAGFFEVGGFEVLTNNGFDGVEETAKAALESNAGTVVIASKDDQYPEAVPALVKKLKEANPELTIYLAGRPSEEELNHYKQLGIEDAVHVKSNVYDVLVNLQKKKGVLDE from the coding sequence ATGAGCGAACGAAACCAAACACTACATGAAGTTCTAGAGCAGTTTAGTGAATTTCCAGTGCCGACTTATGAAGAATGGAAAAACGTAACGGAAAAATCACTGAAAGGCGCCTCTTTTGAAACATTGTTAACGAAAACGTATGAAGGTATTACTTTAAAACCGATGTATCAGAAGAAAGACCTTGAAAATTTGCCGTTCCAAAACTCGTTTCCGGGGATCTACCCATATAAAAGAGGAACAGTGGCCGTTTCCAATCAAACGAAGCCATGGATTATTAGCCAAGAAATCACGCTTCCGACACCGGAGTTGGTTAATGAAGCACTTCGCCATGATCTTGAAAACGGACAAACAGGAATCAACCTTGTCCTTGATGAAGCAGCCTTAAGAAGTTTGGATGCCGATGAAGCGAATCCTGAACAAGTCGGGAAAAACGGTGTTTCTATCCAATGTGCCGGCGGGTTGGACACGATATTTCAAGACATCGATGTAATGAAATATCCAGTCTATATTCATGCTGGTGCGGTATCCCTTCCTTTTCTCGCTTGTTTTGCGGCCTTTCTCAAAGAGAAACAACTTCCCCTGCAAGAGCTGAAAGGGTGTATCGGTGCTGATCCGCTAGCCGCATTAGCGGTCGATGGCGAGTTGCCTTATTCTCTCAATGAAAGCTATGCCCTACTCGCAAAAGTAACAAAATGGGCGAAAGAAAACACTCCACAGTTGAGGACCATTTTAGTTCAAAGCTTACCTTACCATAATGGCGGCGGCAGTGCAGTGGAGGAATTGGCTTTTACTCTGGCCGCTGCGGTTGAATATGTCACAAACATGCTGGAACGTGGCTTAGCTATTGATGAGATCGCACAGCATATGATGTTTTCATTCTCTATTGGGCCAAATTTATTTATGGAAATTGCAAAGTTCCGGGCGGCAAGAATGTTATGGGCAACAATTGTAAAAGAATTTGGCGGCAATGAAACATCGCAAAAAATAAAAGTTCACGCCCGTACCTCAAAATGGAACAAAACGATCTACGACCCTCACGTAAATATTTTACGCGGTGCGATTGAAGCGTTTGCCGGGGCTGTCGGCGGTGTAGACAGCATGCATGTTGCGCCGTTTGATGAGGTGAACAAGACACCTTCTGACTTTTCTAGAAGGGTCGCGCGGAATACGCAAATTATTTTGCAGGAAGAATCCCATCTTGGCAAAGTGACGGATCCTGCCGGCGGCTCTTGGTATGTCGAAGCGTTGACGGATGAAGTTGCAAAAAAAACGTGGGAGCTCTTTCAAGAAACAGAAGCAAAAGGCGGCCTTTTGGCAGCGCTTAAAGAACGTTTTCCACAAGACGTTGTTGCGAAAACTGCAAAAAAACGCGATGAAAACATTAAACGCCGCAAAGACATTTTTGTCGGTACAAATCAATATGCCAATCCTCTTGAAAAAGCACTACAGCCGGTTGAAGGCGGCAATCCAGCAACAATCAAAACAGCACATGCAGAAAATGAAAAGCAAACGATCCAGCCAATCGATAAAAACAGCGAATCCATTGTTGATGAAGCGATTTCCGCTGCTTCCCATTTGACAATGGGAGAAATTAGAAAAGCGTTAAACTTAACCGTTGGTGAAGAAAGCGTTGAGAAAATTCCTCAAAAACGAGGGGCAGAACCCTTTGAACGGCTGCGTCTTGCGATGGAACGCTACGCCGGCAAAACAAGCATGCGCCCGAAAGTTTTTCTTGCGAATGTCGGGGCGATTGGCGGCTATAAGGCGCGTGCTGATTTTGCGGCCGGATTCTTTGAAGTTGGCGGATTTGAAGTTTTGACAAACAACGGTTTTGATGGTGTAGAAGAAACGGCGAAAGCGGCTCTCGAATCGAATGCGGGAACCGTTGTTATCGCATCAAAAGATGACCAATACCCCGAAGCCGTTCCAGCTCTCGTAAAAAAATTGAAAGAAGCCAACCCTGAACTTACCATTTATCTGGCGGGAAGGCCATCTGAGGAAGAACTAAATCACTACAAACAGCTAGGGATTGAAGATGCCGTTCATGTCAAGTCAAATGTTTATGACGTACTCGTTAATTTGCAAAAAAAGAAAGGGGTGCTTGACGAATGA
- a CDS encoding NAD(P)H-dependent flavin oxidoreductase, whose translation MFSSPLSKELNITYPIIQAPMAGGITTPELVAAVSNAGGLGSIASGYMSPESLRESIRQTKQLTDKPFQVNLFVPGEDEVELSREELEEADKLLHPFYNELEIDIQELPTNFTEPYDELVDVVIDESIPVVSFTFGIPSEEVIQRLKQAGAFVIGTATTVNEAIHLEKAGMDAVVAQGSEAGGHRGTFSTDFEQAMVGSIALIPQVVDNISIPVIAAGGIMDARGVLAAEVLGASAVQMGTAFLTCEESGTNPIHQKTILESFEDSTVVTNVFSGKPARGIHNYFIEQMNDYEHLIPPYPAQNALTSTLRKEAGKQQNIRFMSLWSGQGARLSKKTTAANLIKEVVQAYEQLIAKKF comes from the coding sequence ATGTTTTCATCCCCACTTTCAAAAGAACTTAACATCACTTACCCCATCATCCAAGCCCCGATGGCCGGAGGCATTACAACACCTGAGCTTGTTGCGGCGGTTTCAAATGCGGGAGGTCTCGGGTCGATTGCCTCAGGGTACATGTCCCCGGAATCGCTCCGTGAGAGCATACGCCAGACGAAACAGTTAACGGATAAACCTTTTCAAGTGAATCTGTTTGTTCCTGGCGAGGATGAAGTAGAGTTATCCCGCGAGGAATTAGAGGAAGCGGATAAGCTGCTGCATCCGTTTTACAACGAGCTAGAGATTGACATTCAGGAACTGCCGACGAATTTTACTGAACCTTACGATGAACTTGTGGATGTTGTGATCGATGAAAGTATTCCCGTGGTAAGCTTTACGTTCGGGATTCCGTCTGAAGAGGTGATTCAAAGGTTAAAGCAAGCCGGCGCTTTTGTGATCGGCACAGCGACGACGGTAAATGAGGCGATTCATTTGGAGAAAGCTGGAATGGATGCGGTCGTTGCGCAAGGCAGTGAGGCAGGTGGGCACCGGGGAACGTTCTCAACGGATTTTGAGCAGGCGATGGTCGGATCGATTGCCCTCATTCCCCAGGTTGTAGACAATATATCGATTCCAGTCATTGCAGCTGGCGGTATTATGGATGCAAGGGGTGTCCTTGCTGCAGAGGTGCTTGGGGCTTCTGCGGTACAGATGGGAACGGCGTTTCTCACTTGCGAGGAAAGCGGCACGAATCCGATTCATCAGAAAACAATCCTTGAAAGCTTTGAAGACAGCACAGTCGTTACGAATGTTTTTTCAGGCAAACCTGCGCGGGGGATTCACAATTATTTTATCGAACAAATGAATGATTACGAGCATCTTATTCCCCCATACCCTGCTCAAAATGCGTTAACGAGTACATTAAGAAAAGAAGCCGGGAAGCAACAAAACATCCGCTTTATGTCGCTTTGGTCTGGCCAAGGCGCAAGGCTAAGCAAGAAAACGACAGCGGCCAACCTCATAAAGGAAGTTGTTCAAGCGTATGAACAACTGATCGCGAAGAAATTTTAG
- the cas6 gene encoding CRISPR-associated endoribonuclease Cas6, with amino-acid sequence MPAIHVTFSFEAPLILPINYQHLLQSFVYKILPQEEATQLHEEGFQHNNRTYKLFCFSSLQSPKTLYDKNTKKITFHDKIILSISSIIPEIIEKTANFLILSEDLKIRGYSIKLHSLEFDKLQVNEDTLIVKAVSPITVYSTYEKRDGKKITHYFTPFDKVFEHLIEENFIRKYEAFTKKPLSEQGQVLSVEPIKVNKWDKVVTNYKGTWITGWKGKYQLKAKAEYLSFLLNTGLASKNSSGFGMILPENTLPTRD; translated from the coding sequence ATGCCCGCTATTCATGTTACATTCTCGTTTGAGGCACCGCTAATTTTGCCAATAAACTACCAACATCTGCTCCAATCTTTTGTCTACAAGATTTTACCCCAAGAAGAAGCAACACAACTCCATGAAGAAGGTTTTCAACATAACAACAGGACATATAAATTGTTTTGCTTTAGCTCTCTCCAATCACCTAAGACGTTATATGATAAAAATACTAAAAAAATCACTTTTCATGACAAAATTATCCTTTCAATTAGTTCAATTATACCAGAAATAATAGAAAAGACAGCGAATTTTTTAATATTATCTGAAGATTTGAAGATCCGTGGATATTCTATTAAATTGCACAGTTTAGAGTTTGACAAACTACAAGTAAATGAAGATACGCTAATTGTGAAAGCGGTTTCACCAATAACGGTTTATTCTACATACGAAAAGCGAGACGGTAAAAAAATCACGCATTATTTCACCCCATTCGACAAAGTATTTGAACATTTAATCGAAGAAAATTTTATTCGTAAATACGAGGCGTTTACGAAAAAGCCTCTTTCAGAACAAGGACAAGTTCTTTCGGTCGAACCAATTAAAGTAAATAAATGGGACAAGGTAGTTACGAACTACAAAGGGACGTGGATCACGGGGTGGAAAGGGAAGTACCAGTTAAAAGCAAAAGCAGAATATTTATCCTTTCTTCTAAATACCGGGCTGGCTAGTAAAAATAGCAGTGGATTCGGGATGATTTTACCTGAGAATACCTTACCTACAAGGGATTAA
- a CDS encoding methyl-accepting chemotaxis protein, with protein sequence MHPKLKNIKECMKEFQNTYPEDACLYLCDMEEVIEALPGKSFDLKIEVGTPMESINQSVTYKALKSGKTLREEKGAEIFGVPYISTAQPIYDEGRVIGVISAVISNEKVGILREGAHDLGSAVQQMTATGEEMIAASSDIAVKLQELSERSESMKEDIEQIHSILGLVKGIAKQSNILGLNASIEAARSGEYGKGFTVVAKEIRKMADSSNERVLEIEKQLEAIKEAIEQMNESTNTIAAFTEEHNASMQQLANTYEQIGKTSERLLEASKITI encoded by the coding sequence ATGCATCCAAAATTAAAAAACATAAAAGAATGTATGAAAGAGTTTCAAAACACATATCCGGAAGACGCTTGCTTATACCTTTGCGATATGGAGGAAGTCATCGAAGCTTTGCCCGGCAAGTCGTTTGATTTGAAAATTGAAGTTGGGACGCCGATGGAATCGATAAATCAATCGGTCACCTATAAAGCGCTGAAAAGCGGAAAAACACTTAGGGAGGAAAAGGGAGCAGAAATTTTTGGTGTACCATATATTTCAACCGCCCAGCCCATCTATGATGAAGGGCGAGTAATTGGCGTCATTAGTGCAGTGATTTCCAACGAAAAAGTGGGAATATTAAGAGAGGGTGCGCATGATCTCGGTTCTGCCGTTCAACAGATGACGGCAACAGGAGAGGAGATGATTGCGGCATCCAGCGATATTGCTGTAAAGCTCCAAGAGTTGTCTGAACGATCAGAATCCATGAAAGAAGACATTGAACAAATCCATTCCATTCTTGGCCTTGTAAAAGGGATCGCGAAACAATCGAATATTCTTGGATTGAACGCTTCCATCGAAGCTGCAAGATCCGGGGAATACGGAAAAGGCTTCACAGTCGTTGCGAAAGAAATCCGCAAAATGGCCGATAGCAGCAACGAACGTGTGCTTGAAATCGAAAAGCAACTGGAAGCGATTAAAGAAGCAATCGAACAAATGAACGAATCAACGAATACGATCGCAGCATTTACTGAGGAACATAATGCAAGCATGCAACAACTTGCAAACACTTACGAACAAATCGGAAAAACATCAGAAAGGCTGCTTGAAGCAAGCAAAATCACAATTTAA
- a CDS encoding Uma2 family endonuclease: MKEKSIAKKDKKMKKELYEKARIKEYWIVDPNNEYIEVYLLGEHNKYEQADIFGREDRIKASIFEDFEFDLSAIFTE; encoded by the coding sequence GTGAAAGAAAAATCTATAGCAAAGAAAGACAAAAAGATGAAGAAAGAGTTATACGAAAAAGCGAGAATAAAGGAATATTGGATTGTCGATCCAAATAATGAATATATTGAAGTGTATTTGCTCGGTGAACATAACAAATATGAGCAAGCGGACATTTTTGGAAGGGAAGATCGAATAAAAGCATCGATATTTGAAGATTTTGAGTTTGATCTTTCAGCAATTTTTACAGAATAA